The Verrucomicrobiia bacterium genome contains a region encoding:
- a CDS encoding SUMF1/EgtB/PvdO family nonheme iron enzyme, with the protein AGYRLPTEAEWEKAARAGIMGRRFSWADTDTISHERANYYSTTAYAYDVSATRGFNTNFNDGVVPYTAPVNYFPANGYGLSGTTGNVAEWCWDKYDSTWYSQAAASDDDTRGPLGMLADDAARLVRGGAYGSDSFNCRVAYRRAASRSSAAPDRGFRTVLPVP; encoded by the coding sequence ACGCTGGCTATCGTTTGCCGACGGAAGCGGAGTGGGAAAAGGCGGCCCGAGCGGGCATTATGGGGCGGCGTTTTTCCTGGGCGGATACCGACACCATTTCCCATGAGCGCGCCAATTATTACAGCACGACTGCCTATGCCTACGACGTGAGCGCAACACGGGGTTTCAACACCAACTTCAACGACGGAGTGGTGCCTTACACGGCACCCGTAAACTATTTCCCCGCCAATGGCTATGGGCTTTCTGGCACCACGGGCAACGTCGCGGAGTGGTGTTGGGACAAATATGACAGCACGTGGTATTCACAAGCTGCTGCCTCCGACGACGACACCCGCGGGCCGCTTGGCATGCTGGCGGATGACGCCGCCCGCTTGGTGCGTGGCGGTGCCTACGGAAGTGATTCCTTCAACTGCCGTGTGGCCTATCGACGGGCCGCGTCGCGCAGCAGCGCCGCGCCCGATCGCGGATTTCGGACGGTTCTGCCGGTTCCGTAA